AAGTATTttgcatgtttgtttgtttttgttgtttttgttttttaatttaaaattaaatttttaatctataccaatgtttttcattttgaagatGTTTTACAAGCCTTGGAGATTAAAGAATCTCCTCTTGAAAAACCCAAAGTTCCATTTCCAGCCACAAAAAAAGATGTTACACAAGACATAATTCTTCCTGTGCTCGTGTTTTCTTGCAATCGCCCAGACATTCGTCGTAGTTTAGATGGTTTGCTCAAATACAGACCAGATGCCAAGAAATTCCCTATAATAGTCAGCCAAGATTGTGCTCATGGTGCTACTGCCAAGGTCATTCGCTCATATAGTGATGCATCACAAGTAACTTATATACAGGTAAttcattaataattttaaaagaaacataCCAAATAAGATCATTTTTCTATGTGATTATTCAGCAACCTGACCAAAGCGAACCGATTGTTCCGCCCGGAGAGGCAAAGTTCAAAGGCTACTTTAAAATTGCACGGCATTATTTATTTGGCTTGAGTCAGGTGTTTCGCACGTTCAACCATACCGCCGTTATAATCGTCGAGGGTATGAACtgaatattaatttttaaaaaatatatataattaatAATACTTTTCGTATCTGTGCAGATGATTTAGACGTGGCCCCTgactttttttcatatttcgcCTCAACATACCAGTTATTGAAGAATGACCCTTCGTTGTGGTGTGTCTCTGCTTGGAATGATAATGGCAAAGCAAGTTTAGTTGACGTCGACCAGGGAAGCAAACTTCTTTATCGCAGTGATTTTTTCCCGGGATTAGGCTGGATGATCACGAAAGAATTGTGGGATGAGCTAGAACCAAAATGGCCAAAAtcgtaattatttattattattttttttttaatctccacacattttaaattgaaaaatgaaaatttctttgtttcaaattaaagTTACTGGGATGATTGGATGAGAAGACCAGAGCAGAGAAAAGATCGTGCTTGTATACGACCTGAAGTATCACGCACAAGAACATTTGGCAAAATTGGAGTTAGCAAGTaagttttaaatctttttcacTACTCTTCGTCGAATCTGTGGACTAAATCAAGAATGTTATTGTGATTGTTTTAGTGGTTTGTTCTTTGACAAACATCTCAAATACATCAAACTCAACGAAATACCAGTGGATTTTTCCAAGGAAAATATGAGTCGTCTAACACAGTCTACTTACGACGCTGATTATATCCGGAACGTGTACAGCCTTCCGCTGGTATCAGCCCCAGACGTTCGCACCAATGTAAATTTGCCGTTCGACGGTCCAGTTCGAATTACCTATCACACCAAAGATACCTTTAAAAGTGCTGCAAAACTTTTGGGACTGATGGACGACTTTAAGAGTGGCGTCCCTCGAACAGGCTATCACGGAatcgtttcctttttcctcAACGGTCGCAGAATCTATCTGGCTCCTCATTCCAATTGGAAAGGATACGACCTAACTTGGAGTTGATGTGCCAGTAAATGATGAATTAGACAtaataatgttaaaaaaaatacagataaatttattgattaagataatattgttttaaaattggtgAACTGTTTTGTGTGATAACATTGCACGAGTGAAAGGAGacttatttgcttttttttatacttCCAAAAGACACCCATTTTATTGGTACACAGGCGTGAGAAATACACGTTTTTGctttttgaatgaaataaaaagtatACTCTTACTCGTagccaacaacaaaattgGCTACCTCCCAGTTAGTGTCCAATTCAATGTTGTTTTCAATGGTCACTCCTTCCTTCGTTATGGTAGCGATTTGATGCTGCAATGAGTAATaagtaaaacattttcttagtACAGGAATACTTGACAGATGGATAACACCAGACATACCTTATTCAAAGCTCGACAGTCGCGATAGAATAGGACTCTAAGACAGTTGATGAGCAAGGCGCGAGCTTCTTCTTGTGTCATTTGCGGTTTCTTTTCCAAGCCCTCACGCATCAGAGGCAGAGCAATATGAGCTCCATACCCGGTAGCAATCTTGGAGTCACTGAAAGCGGTGCCGATCTTGTCTACACAGCCCAAATACGGCTCGCCATCCTCAATACCTGCCACCAGAAATGTGTTCCAAAGTGGGTCAAATTTTGATCGTCTATTGTAGAGCACTCTGGTCAACCAGGTGTGCAGAGCCTTTGGCTTCAACGTGAAACCATCATCAGCACAATCTTCATCAATCCTGCAAAAGCAAactaaaacattaaaatttgcTCAAGTAAATAGTTATTAATTCACTTACACTTTCTGTTCAATGATGGATTGCAAATGCTGGAAATCAGCAATATCTCCAGTAGCTCCAAGCACAGTAGAGTTGTTCACCTTGATGATCCTTTCAATTGATCGAAACTTTGCCATACTGCCATAAGATCCCAACATATCACCAGCCAGCATGACACCACCATCAAATATCAGACCAAGGATTGAAGTACCTGTTGTCACTGGTGATCTGTAATTTGAGTTTGAAATCTAATGAGCAAACTGAATCACCACTTAGAATGGGGTAAGAATAAGAtacatggaaaagaaaaacaaatcaggATAAAACAATGCATCACACTGAAGATGACTTGACAACCCACTATTCCAAATTAAACATAAACTAAATCAAATTGATCAAAAGTAAAACTCtaaattgttttaaagaaGTGTAATGGAATTTACTGAGTTCGTGTGATGATGCCTCCATTGGATGTGGTAGGGGTGACACCGGTTCcaggaaagttaaaaaagcaTCCCGGTGCAGGACCGTTAGGCCACAATGAAGGATTGATAATGGAGTTTGGATTAGCGTACATATTGTTACTCAATCAACGActgaaatgttttaattgtCAAACGTTTTCCTTGAAGACGGCGATGTAATGGAGAGATCGTTTCACTTTGAAGTTTCTGCAATCTCACTGCGCTTCGGAAGAAGTTTATGTTTACACCGCCAGGTGTCTATTTCGTAAATAACAAATTGCCACGCTTTTTGAAAATGCTCGCACATCAGAAGAAAAATCTCAAATGTCAAGTGAATTTATGGGATATTCTAGTGAGATCGCATCCCACACAtggaatcgattttgaaatttgcatgAAAATGCGTTAAGTCGTATCGAGAAGGTATTTCGATTCACAGCCGAAACCGATGCAAGTCAGGATGAGTTCTGCATATGGACGAGCAGTCGCCTCTAAGTTATGATTCGGCCGCGATTGCCATAATGATACGCGATTTGCACACAAGTATAGCTTTACCATAACAATGCCATGAATGAATTCTGTCGGTTCTTCTTCGTGCGGACTTtaacttacacacacacacacaaaaataggTAAAGGGAAAACTAGGATTTGGAATATTTATCGTTCCTGACAACGAAACTCTCGATGGTTGCGTATAATCAGTCTTTGGTCAAAGTTTTAGGTTACTCCTTTTGTAAAGCCGCACAGCGATGACGAAAGTGGTGGAAAGTGATGCGCGCAACATTTCAGAGCGCGCATGCATAATCATGACAAATGAGACGAAATATTTAACCCGACTTGTTTGTTCAGTTAAACGCCAGTAATCAGAACACATTTGCTAGCGTGTATACACTTggtaaggagagagagaggtcgaAATGACGATCAGCACGACGATGCGCTAATTGTTGTGTCAGGTGGGCGTCTACGTGCCATCAGCACGAGATCAAACGGgatgcaacaacaaccaaaatgtGTGTGCGGTGGTGAAAGGAACTAGAAAGAGATGTAGAGAGAGCAGAGCTACTACTACAGTGGGTTAATGACGTATTGTATGTATATATTCAAACGGAAATTCCCGCGAATTTCAAGCGCCCAAACAAAGTTCTCGGCTGGCTGCTGCAGCATGACAGGCGGTGGAAACGAGACGATGATCGCGAGGTGGGATGTAACCGAGAACAGGAAACAAAAGACTCGGGGGTGATGGGCAACAAGATTGATGGGTGATATATTGCTGGCGAGGCCATCAACTCGGTTGTGTACTATACTTATATAGTGATCCTGGTTCATCCCATATCTCTTTATTTATACATGAAAAGGAGAGTCGATGTTGGCTGTTGTCACCTGTTGTATGCTAATGAATACTACAGGCGCCATACCTCTGCGTGATGGGAAGATATGGACGTTCAACAGTCACTGAAACTCTTGAAGTCCTGTGATAGTGCGCCGTTCGTCGTCGTGTAACATCAAGTCCGGTAATAAAAAGACACCAAATGTCGTtgtctcgttttttttcttttatcatcGAATGAatcgaataaagaaaaaggaaggaataCAATCGACGACTTTATGTGCATTCCAAGGACAATTCTTTTTCGTCAGCGGTGATTCGCAGAATCCTAGAaaagcgtttttttttcgggcaaaataaaaagtcagGGGATGATATTTATCGCCGAGTCATCGATACGTACAGCGTGAGAAAAATCCATCGACGCTTTATTATACTAGTGTATACCTTTTTGCGTTCAATTTGATAAGCACTCCTCCATGCAACCCCGTTTGATTCAATTTGGAATATAAATTTAAGAGATTGTCATCTCCGACCGAAACATGTGCCGGTACTGTTGCGGTCTCCCAAATAGGGCCATCAAATCTGTATGTTATTATGTAGCCTGGCCTGGCGGTTGGGTCAGAAGagagtcttcttcttcatctcggCTCTCATCTCTTATGTACATTGTAACCTCTGAAGATGCCAGCACAAGAGTCTCTCTCATCTCATGTCAGACGAAAAAGCAGCAGCGGCTGCGCTTTCACCTGTTATAGACTTTCAGCGTTGTTGTATTTATGCCGGATGGCCTACATGatgttcttctctctctctctttctcttctgctGGCCCTTCTTTTAAACGCTCTTCTCTTGGGCTTCTCTCATGTCCTTGTGCGTCTAGCTGCGGCCCCCAAACCGAATAGCGTCTTCTTCTCTCCTCAGGCGCATACGCGCAATCTGCATAACATTATACAATACTACGTTGTATACTATtcacctttctctctctattcttctcttctccttcttcttttttatttaaaaaagaaagaaaaaaagattatccGATGCGAGGAATGACGACCGGATAGACACGACTGcttaatattcaaaataggTGCTGCCCAATCAGACCATTTTCCCGCATTTTCCCCAATAAATTCTACAGTGAAAGTGTCGTGAAATCCGGAAAGgataatcaaaagaaagaaacatgtgcgattctttttttctttacgttaaacaagaagaaaagggcGAAACAATTTTGCACgaaatttgggtttttttgttttgtatttcggTAGTGATTTTGATACATAGCAGCCGTACACGACACAACAACATTTTAGAATTTGCGGGCAATCAAGCGTACACTTTTTTGCGGGTAGATGTTAAATCAAAAAAGGTCGGGATGAAAGTGAAAATAATGCCCCGACCGGTAGAGAAATTTTGTAACTACATTTTCATTGCTGTGCGAGAAATACTGGGAAGAAGACGAAATGGCCCACCCCTTTTGTTTGATTATATTTACAGGCTTGCTGATGGAATCATCGAAAGTTGGAAGACGAGATGTGCTGCTCAAGCCTTGACGGTGGTGGTAGGAATGACGCCGAAATTCTGGTTGAGGTTGTAGAAAGACGCGGCCTCTGAGCAGGGGATGGCGTCGGTGGGGAAAGTGCAAGTCATACTCTCCTATTATTCGACGGTGATGTTAATTTAATCAAGTCAACAGATACAAGCTGCGAAACAATCGCTAATATTTGGTTAGACAGACCTGGTTGAAGATGGTCTCCTCCGGGCAGATGAAGCTCCACTTGAAAGTTTGCT
Above is a genomic segment from Daphnia pulicaria isolate SC F1-1A chromosome 8, SC_F0-13Bv2, whole genome shotgun sequence containing:
- the LOC124312256 gene encoding alpha-1,3-mannosyl-glycoprotein 2-beta-N-acetylglucosaminyltransferase-like → MKYKRLGLIVAFCFASWLVLAFVIFNENAVKKIDVETRKGSLLKYIQELEVQISQQEETYKLLVDKLKKLTPRPENVLQALEIKESPLEKPKVPFPATKKDVTQDIILPVLVFSCNRPDIRRSLDGLLKYRPDAKKFPIIVSQDCAHGATAKVIRSYSDASQVTYIQQPDQSEPIVPPGEAKFKGYFKIARHYLFGLSQVFRTFNHTAVIIVEDDLDVAPDFFSYFASTYQLLKNDPSLWCVSAWNDNGKASLVDVDQGSKLLYRSDFFPGLGWMITKELWDELEPKWPKSYWDDWMRRPEQRKDRACIRPEVSRTRTFGKIGVSNGLFFDKHLKYIKLNEIPVDFSKENMSRLTQSTYDADYIRNVYSLPLVSAPDVRTNVNLPFDGPVRITYHTKDTFKSAAKLLGLMDDFKSGVPRTGYHGIVSFFLNGRRIYLAPHSNWKGYDLTWS
- the LOC124312258 gene encoding proteasome subunit beta type-4-like is translated as MYANPNSIINPSLWPNGPAPGCFFNFPGTGVTPTTSNGGIITRTQSPVTTGTSILGLIFDGGVMLAGDMLGSYGSMAKFRSIERIIKVNNSTVLGATGDIADFQHLQSIIEQKVIDEDCADDGFTLKPKALHTWLTRVLYNRRSKFDPLWNTFLVAGIEDGEPYLGCVDKIGTAFSDSKIATGYGAHIALPLMREGLEKKPQMTQEEARALLINCLRVLFYRDCRALNKHQIATITKEGVTIENNIELDTNWEVANFVVGYE